The genomic interval ATTTAGGGTTTGGGGGATAGATTTAAATTACCTGTAATGCCAAGTAGAGAGAAGAACAGTCTTTGAGTTGTTTCACATTGTCGTCGTCTTCGTCTGCATCACTCTGGTGAAGAGGAGGAGAAGGAAGTCCCTTTGGATCGAATTGGGGTTTATCAAGTACCATTTTTGGGCGTCGTCTACTGCCTTCACGGAATTTCAGCCACACTGGATACCTCGAATAACGAATATTTGAATAAATtaacaatagaaagaaaaacaGTATATAGTTTAAACTTCAAAGGAGGAGAATATACGGTCAGAACTACTGTTAAACAAATTGCAAAACACTAAACCATTTGTCGATTCGAAAACAAGTACACTTACAAGTGAAAGCGGCGGAGCGATTAACACGGCGGCGATTGACGGTAGGCGCCGGAAAATCGAAGGAGAGATCGATTGAAGTGAAGAGGAAAGGTCTGGCAATAGAGCCCCTTTATGAATCCATCAGCTTTACGAAAAGACTATTATGACCTCGCTTGAAAAGTATGTACGGCACTGTAATAGAAGGGTAAGTTTGTCCAATCAGTTTTTGCTAGTCCCAACTtatcaggaaaaaaaaaaaaaaaactaatcttttctttcaaaatctctaatttttaacttaaggAAGGGAAAAAAAGAACGAAGTGGTGCCGGAaacagaagaaaaagaaaagaatcagTCGAATCAGAAATGGCGTGCAGAAATATTGTGTTTCGTTCTGTTCTATTAACGGAGCCGTGGCGACCCCTTCATCTCAGTCGGACCTCTCTTTGCTCTTCTTTCAGGATTTGTGGAACTCCTCCTGCGCCTTCAAGGCTTACCGGAAAACTCAGGACCAGTGGAGCTCGAGATTTTCACTTCAACTGCTGCCATAACGAAACTCCTGAGTCTTCTTCGTCACAGGACGAACAGGGTCCCCCTCAGGAAGTTGTTCTCAAAGCAATTTCAGGTTTTTTTTCCTCCCAGTCGTCCTACCCTTTTGTCAAAATGCTCATATGGTTTTTTCCCATTTGATTTTGTTGTTTCTGGTTCTTTCTGTTAatgcatattgatattgataaaaataaaaaattttgttgTTTGGTTTGGTATTATTGAACTCAGAGGTGTCTAAGACGGAAGGGAGAGTTGGGCAAACGACGAATGTGGTTATTGGAGGTACAGTGACTGACGATTCTACTCGTGAATGGCTCGCTTTGGATCAGAAGGTATTGTTATTTATTGCTGCTTCCTTTGAGAATTTTGCTTTCATTTTCTTCTGAATTTTTGTTATATGGTAATGGATTGTTTATGTATTACTTGAACAGGTAAACTCTTACCCAACTGTGAGAGGGTTTACAGCAATTGGAACAGGAGGTGATGATTTTGTACAAGCTATGGTAGTAGCCGTTGAATCCGTTATTCAACAACCTATTCCGGAGGTATGCTTTTGTTGTTAGTGCAGTTTTCACTAACTGGTTGATcatgttttctatattgttgAATTGGGCTACGAGCATTGTTTGTGTAGCTTTCACTTTGATATGTCCTTAGTCATAAGAATCTATTGCCACTACTGGGAGTATCATCTACTGGATGTACTTGATTCTGGAAAAACAAAGTAGAATAATTAGAAGTTCAGTTACTAATAGTGTGTTTGGTAGGATGAAGAGGTGAATGGAAGGTGgactttgaattttaaaattatagttTCAGATCATTTTATATTGCTGCCCATTGGACCTAAGGAATGTGTCGTATACTTTCCTTTCTTATGATATCTACTTGTCTTACCTAATATTTTCTCTCCCCAAGCTGATGAAGATAGAGTGAAAAAGTGTTCCGTGCAATGTTATGACTAAGTATGAGCCAATGTGCATCTGTGTCCTAGCTTTGCTAGGTTTAAATGTTGCGTGAGAGGAATTGTATTAAAGACTCAAGAAATCGAGAGAGCCTTCAGCTTTACAAACAGAGATATGATTCTGTCCCCGGAGAAAATACATCTTCCAGCTAGTATATTCCCAAAATCTGCATCCATAATTATAAGGATCGAGTAACGTCATTCTAACTTAACCAACCATATGGTGACATGTAGAAAGAATATTATCAAGTTATGCTGATTTTTACATATCCAGCTTATATTTCGTCCCAGCTACATAGGTAAATCATAGTGAAACGTGAAAATAACGTAATTACTTTTCATTACAAAAGTAATTACAACAAGACTTGAACACTTTATATAACCACAACTGACAGTCTGACACCAATTACTCGCGCTCTTTATTTCTCTAACACTCCCAcgcttatatttataatttttcactcacacacattctcttaGACACACTTGGATATCACTCACACACACTTAGCACTCAACTCACATACTTGACTCTTTGCTCACATACCTCACCAAGTGACCTAGTCCCTTTATTAATACTACTCTAGAGTCAATAGAATTCTGCTGCAACTAGAACATTCTAGTTAATTTCCTTTTGTTGCTAAAGTGTAAACCCATCTCAACACCAGTGCAAGTCAATGTCAAgctatgtgcaaaaaaaaaaattgtcaagcTATGTGCTCATGACCTTCAAGATGGAGCAATGTACCGACAACTAGTTGGTAGTCTACTTTGCCTAACATTGACTAGACATGATATCTCATATGTTCGATTTATGCAACACCCAATAAAACCTCATTTGGAAGCATTGTGATGAATGCTTATTTACGTCAATGATACCACTGACTACAGTTATGGTTTTGCTTATTTTGTGAATATACTATCTGGTAGTTGCTTAGGGGAATGATGAAATTTCTGCTAGAGCATAAAGGGGTATGTGAGAGAAAGGAGTAGAATCATCTCTGTTTGTAAAGTTTTCAGCTTTACCCTTGAAGATTTTTAGATTCTTGGGTATCTAACACAATTCCTCCCAACATTCAAAACCACCAGGCAGCTATGACATGTATGCATATTGGCTCaaacttaaaaataacatttCATGAGTAACCTTTTTCGGTTTTTCAGTGTTCATCAGCTTGCGGTGAGCAATTATTTTTAGATCTTAAAAGAGGTGGGATAAGGTTTGGAGTGTGGTAGAAGTTGACATGGGCTGGAAGTGTTTTGCTATTGTGCAGTGTTCTTTCTTTCACCGGTGCAAGTAGTTGCTTAAGCTTGAACTCATGGTTGAAACCAAGTGATCTTCTGATACTATCAACTATGGATTTCACCGGGCACTACTTGTGTTTGATATAGCTTATCTAATCACTGTGAGCAACCCTGTACTAGGGGTGTAGATGAGATTTTGGAATCTGATGGGTTTATGGTCTTGCTGTAGGACTCGGATTCTGCTCAAAATGTTTTACATAGAATACATCATATTAAGCTGTCAACCTTAGTTCCTTTATTGATGATCTAACCTCCTCAATTTTTTGTCTTCTTGATgtccatattttttaaaaatgaacAAACATGCCCCCCAAATTCATATTTTAGCTTGAAAATTCTGTGAgatttaacaaataaacccccaCCCCTCCTCTTTCCGTTTCCTCCTTCAAAACTTATAATTTCGACGGTTGAACTGTGTTGTACCTATCTGCTTGCCAGTTACGTTATACATTGTATCTAATCAATTCATAATATAGGTGGAAAACAAATGGAACAAAAAGAAACACGGAACTAATTTCGTTTCTTTTTCTAACAGGGCCATGTGAGACAGAAATTATCATCAAGAGGAAAATATGTATCTGTCAATATAGGACCAGTTCAAGTTGTTTCTAGTGAACAGGTCTCTTCTCTCTTTCGCATACTTGGTGTTTAATGAAGTAAATTAAAAGGAATTGTTGTTAATTTCCCTTCTAGTGGCTCTTGTGCTTATTTGATATGGGATTTTGTTAATATTTTCAGGTTCAAGCTGTATACAACGCCATGAGGAGGGATGATCGGATGAAATACTTCTTGTAGTTTGGTTGTTCATACTTATGTACAGAAATCAATTTTCCAGGGCTCTGTAGCTGCCATCTTAATTCCTTTAGATCATATTTGCTCAAGTAGTCTGTTCTGTTCTGGTGCTTTCTTTGTCAATTTACAATGGCAAAGTAAGCTTGAGAATTTGGAGTTTTTAAAGTTTAATCCATGTACATGCTCAAGGTATATACGAGTATAATTAGCTTAATCCTAAGCTAGGCTTACTCAATTAATCTGTACTTGATTCCCAATTACTTATTGTGACGACTTCCTTTTTTTTTAGCTGGGGTTTCATAGGCTTTAATTAGTGGTTATTGGTTACCTTTAACTAATATGACAACCGTGTTAGGGAGGGCGTAGCCAACTACCATGCAAGATTGAAGTGGATGATTTACGCCTAACTAATATGCAAGATTGGAtcattttactttttaatatttatagtgtgattttaatttaatcaatgaAGATATTACAAAGAGAAATATAAAGAACTatataggtggcgtttggttggaggcaataaaaataatagaataagaataagaatggtaatgaaatggaataagAATAGGATTAGGATTAAGTTGTTTGGTTAGACTTATGGAAacaataatttaatacatattcttatgtttggttgactatataatgcaatgaaataaattaattttgaacaaaaatactattatttttaaaacatgattaattaattaaattaaatatattcaacttatatatattttttttaaaaaaaattgatatatatttaaaaaaaaaactgatatgtattaaaaaaaataatatttatttaaaaaatctgatatatatttatataaatttatatttattgaatttactataaaatattatttcttcaaaaaaaaaaattgacatatattttttttaaaaaaaaaaattatataattacatgaaaattttaaactaaacattataattttttaattaataagatCAAACATtttccatatataaaatatcactacGAAAAGTATAAGTATTCATGTCTAATACTCATATTTATGCTCAAAACAATTGTTTGCAAAATTATAAGCATAACACATTATACTAGATTCAAAAGATTATAATTTGTATACTACTGAATGTCAAAGGCAATATAAATTGTCTTGCAAATTATATTAGATCAAAGTGAATAAACATGATTTTTCTAACTCTTTCCCGAGCTGTGTACTAAAGAGAGCATCAAAAAGAAGTCTCGCCCATTCATCCTTCTCATCATCTGGGATATTGAAAAAGTAAGAAAACAAAGCATTATCTTGCATAATCATGCGAGCTACCTTATAACGTTGAGTTGTAGTAAGTGTAGTGGTCCTTTCTAACTCTTTCCCAAGCTGCATATGATTTTCATTCAAGTCTTCACCAATAGCTTTACTCAAATGAATTGAAGCTTTTTCAATTACCTCTGCGATAATACAAGCTGATTGTGTAAGTGCATTTGAAAGTTCTTCATGATTTGCAGCTTTCCTTTTCTTCTTTGAAGACCCATCTGATTTAGTGTGAGATTGAGCACCTCTTGTTGCATCTGAAACAGACATAAATTCCACTTCATCCACATTATTAGCATTGCTGAAATCATCTTCTCCAAGTGTAGTGTTTTCCTTTTCAGCTTCAAGTTCTTCAACAACATCTATTACAGTCTCTGCATGTTTTCCAGTTGCACGATCTATGCCAAAAATTGCACACAAGTCGTCATACCAAGGGAATGACTTAATCTTGAATGGGGCTGCTTCCTTATGACTCTGCatgtatacaaaataaaaactaataagtCTCACTGCATAACCTATCTTTTACCTTACATATCTCtaaagtatatatacaaaagtaTGCTTCCCACACTGATTTTTTCATAGTTACAGTTTTTCTATTACTGTCCCATCCAAACTCGCTATAAAAAGGTCCAGTCAACATTTCATGTACTATTTGAAAATGAGTCTTCAAAGTTTTCATTCTAGACTCAATGTGTGGCTTAGCTTGTATGTCACATCCAGGCATTCGCTCTTTTAGTTTCATCTCAATAGCTCTAAGATGATCTGGCTTGAAGTTTCCTTTAGCTTTAAACTTCCCTTCATTATTTAGCTCCATAAGTGATTCAATCAAGTGTTTGTCTTCATCTTCACTCCAAAATCTTTTATTTTGTCCTGGACCTCTTCCTTTTGAAGTCTCCATGCTGAAATAAGGAATCAAAATAAtgtaaaactaaaaactaaaattgaAATGTTGAACTTGAGTGAAAAATAAAGACATTCAACAGTAAAAAAACAAAACTGAATTGATATTCGCTCTTTTAGTTTCATCTCAATAGCTCTAAGATGATCTGGCTTGAAGTTTCCTTCGGCTTTAAACTTCCCTTCATTATTTAGCTCCATAAGTGATTCGATCAAGTGTTTGTCTTCATCTTCACTCCAAAATCTTTTATTTTGTCCTGGACCTCTTCCTTTTGAAGTCTCCATGCTGAAATAAGGAATCAAAATAATGTAAAACTAAAAACTAGAATTGAAATGTTGAACTTGATTGAAAAATAAAGACATTCAACAGTAAAGAAACAAAACTGAAATGATATACACACCAATAACAAACCATAAATTCAAGGATAAATTTCAATGTTGTCAATTACACAACCAATCAAATAACTTGGCATGGCCAAGTGAAAACAAATATAAAAACCTAGATAATCATTGTGCATTtaatctaagaaaaaaaaaaactagcttGCTCTCCTACGTTCTCTCCATTCATTATACATCTCACGTGCTAAATTGTTTCTAAACATTGTCCACTCTTCAGAAGCTTCAATACTTCTTATGGATCCATCAACATCTTCTTCGTCTACACTGTTAATCTCATTCTCTGAATGCATATAAGTATTATCAATAGGCATTTCTCTTCTAATAAAATTGTGAAGCAAACAACATGCCAAAATGATTTGATTTTGAGTCTTTATTGGATAGAATGACGGACTCCTAAGAATTGCCCATCAATTCTTAATTGCACCAAAACATCTCTCAATGACATTCCTAGCAGATGAATGCTTCATATTAAAAAattcttgtaaatttttagGAGGATTCCCATCTTCCCATTGGTTGAGGTGATAACGTTGGCCTCGATATGGAGCAAAAAATCCCTTACAATTAGTATATCCAGCATCTACAAGGTAATAAtaacctaaaataaaataaagatggGGATTAAGTTGTCTCCTAATGAGCTactaatcaaaaataaaaaatgaacaaTCTAAAACACCAAGCTTACCATTTGGAACACACAAACCATTTGTTCTACGTATGGCATCACGTAAAACTCTACCATCTGCTGCAGAGCCTTCCCAACCAGGTAGCACATATATGAATTGCAAGTCTTGGGAGCATACACCTAAGACATTTGTAGCTATTTCACCTTTTCGAGTATGATATTTTAGTTTATCATTCATAGGTACTCTCACTCTAATATGAGTTCCATCTAGTGCTCCTAAGCAATTCTACCATAATATaaacaaagtttttttttattagtatttcAAACAAACAAACCATTTCCACCTAAACCATTTTAAttcaagaaattcaagaaatatatattataccttGAACCATTTCCACCTCTCATCTGTTGAATTTTTAAGAACAGGTTCAGGTATTTTCAATAACTCTCCATGTAGCCGAATGATTGAATGTAACACATTATGAAAATATTTGCTAATTGTCTCACCCGATCTCATAAATCGAAATCTAACGACTCTATTTTTCACATGATGAGCAATTACATGTAAAAACATAGCCACTTGATCATCTACTTGTAAATATTTAGATGCTTTTAACCCACCCCTAGTTTCAAGCATTATGCATAAAGTGCTAAATGATTTCCTATTCATCCTAAGTTAATCAAAACAAATGACATCACTCTCATAAGCTATTTAGTGCATAACTTGCCTATTGACAAAAATATCGAGTATGTATAATTGTCTTCCCAAAGAGCTTGATTCAATACTATATtcaataatttttcccataatttaaaaaaccaTTTCACTACATGCAACACATTCATCCAATACATATATAAAGAGTCATGATCTTCTTCTTTCTCAAAATTTGTCTTTCACTTACAGTTAAGCGAGCCATTATCCTACAATGACaataattaagcaaaagaaACTTACCATTATTCATACAATCCACTGAATAATTCTTCATCATAtcacataaaagaaaataaaaaaaatatgcacaCATTCTTCATCAGCActctaaataattaatatttcctTTAAACTTACATAAAACAATTATAATGACACTTAAAAAAAATGGCTATATTAAAAGAAGTCCcatctatttcaatgtaatttatATGTACACatctttattatattaaaaaacacACACTACTCCTAGTTGGCTTGAGATCTAGTCAGTATATATGAAAGAAGTAGtatgtaatttaatttatatgtaacttaaaataaattcgGTGAAGAGAGGCTCGCACGTGCCCTTGTACatctaatttatatataattataattaccaAACAATAGTtgtctcaaaataaaaattagttttgaaaataaaatgtcatgtcatatataaaatatgtcaAGCATTGAGGAGTTTCTATGAGTTGGTTTGAGTAATGTTAATGAATGTGGTATGCCTCAACTGAGGCAATGCACTTGAGTTTCAAATTAACAACACTTATAAACTATTTTCACCACTTAAAACAAAGAAAATGCAatacacaaaataataaataccaaTGATCATTGACATTTTGAACCAAATAAAACAGAGAAAATGCAATTCAAATGTGTCAAAACTGCTCCGATTTCGATTTGTTGTTATTGCATGATAAGGGCTTAGCAGAAGAAAATGAGTTCACCACAAAAAGGTTTTCAAATTATAATATCATTTAGCAAAATGAAAAGAGATAATAACAGTTATATCCCAACTCATAATCCACAGTTACAAGATTACAAAACAACCCAAAATATCATGTAAACAGAAGAAAATGGTCACACAACCTATGTAAACAATGACAACAGAAACACTCAAAGCAGGAGGATTAACAGGAGATTAACAGAAACAATGTAAACATGCAACTTCATCACATATTACAAAAATGGTCTTCTAAAATCACAATGTAAAAGAACACTTCAATCAAATGTCATCACTAGAACTAAGAAACAGACCCAGGTGGCTATTCAATGCAAGCTTCATAATCAGTACAaagtaaattatataaatgtatatgtgAGCGATAGTGATACCTTCAAACTCGAGAAGAACAACAAACTCGAGAACACGAAGAGGAAGGTGAAGGACTCTCTGGTAGCCTTAGAAGCTCTAAGGAGCGAAGAGGATGAGAATGATTCAGAATAGATtcacaaattcatacacaaaacAACAAGAACAGATTCTGAATCACCAAACTAGAgaatggagagagagagagagagagagagagagagagagagagagagagagagagagagagagagagagagagagagagagagagagagagagagagagagagagagaattaccTCTGGCAACGCTACCACCAATTTGCAGAGTGAGTATGATCGAAGAAGACAGTCACAACAATGGTATCAACGCAGATTAATCTTCAATTTGCTAGGGTTAGGATTTGTTGGGCTTGGTCCATGGCTGGAGTAGAAGAGAGATAATTTGTTGATATGCCAAAGTGGTGGAATGGAATTATAATTCCACCAAATGAAAAATGGAAAAGCAATTCCGTTAGTTTGGGGGAATAGCATTACTATGGAATTCTTTTCCAAAATTGTTATTTtccaaccaaacaaaagaatcagGCCCAATACCATCAACCAAAAGGGCCCTTAAAGGtgtcatataatattaatattagatatcaactattttaatttaataacttcTATAAAAGAAATTGCAAAGAGCATCTCCATTAAGTGATGTGAATGTAAATTATAGTTCACTTTGTAACAAATTTACTTTAATAGTGTGTCAAATTATGATGCAAATTAGTCACATAACAAAAAGTAATTGAATTTGGATCAAATATAGAATAATGTAAAATTTGTATTACAATAAATGTTAtgtttttatatgaaaaaattacataaatagttatttttggtaaaaattttacattcttagGTTGAAagttttttcttatatacattTTTATGATATTCTATAAAGACACAAGAAAATTTTATGAAAGTAACAGaaaaacaacatcaaaacaatataaaaaaaataatataccaaTAACAAAAgataaagaataaaataaaaagagtaccacataaaaatacatcaaaagagcgtattttatgtaaataaaaccgtaaaaactataaaaatgtgTAAATTCCGTACAATtctatttttgtgatttttttgtcgtttttgtgtttttttgaataatcaatttttatatttattattacggtatttttaataatttattattaaattttagttaacGTGCTCTTttgtattaataattttttaaacgtgatacatatatttttgggtaaatcttttatttttttttaattaggatacggctaaaaaaattaattaagatacggctatatatctttatatattaaaagtgtctatctaaggacaattcttggtttaacgatgtTGTTTTATTTCCTCcgttaactttaacagaatattctcaattaatttatattatttttttaacaaaaatttattaaaaaaaacacatgcgttaacataatattattttattaaaaaaaaacacacattcGGTTAACATTCAAAAATAACCAATTATGCTAAAAATTAGGAGAAGAGAATGAAACAAATTGTTCGACTTATTCATATGGATGTTCTAAT from Cannabis sativa cultivar Pink pepper isolate KNU-18-1 chromosome 4, ASM2916894v1, whole genome shotgun sequence carries:
- the LOC115712083 gene encoding uncharacterized protein LOC115712083 isoform X2 — its product is METSKGRGPGQNKRFWSEDEDKHLIESLMELNNEGKFKAEGNFKPDHLRAIEMKLKERISIHMETSKGRGPGQNKRFWSEDEDKHLIESLMELNNEGKFKAKGNFKPDHLRAIEMKLKERMPGCDIQAKPHIESRMKTLKTHFQIVHEMLTGPFYSEFGWDSNRKTVTMKKSVWEAYFCIYTLEICKVKDRLCSETY
- the LOC133036779 gene encoding uncharacterized protein LOC133036779 → MNRKSFSTLCIMLETRGGLKASKYLQVDDQVAMFLHVIAHHVKNRVVRFRFMRSGETISKYFHNVLHSIIRLHGELLKIPEPVLKNSTDERWKWFKNCLGALDGTHIRVRVPMNDKLKYHTRKGEIATNVLGVCSQDLQFIYVLPGWEGSAADGRVLRDAIRRTNGLCVPNGYYYLVDAGYTNCKGFFAPYRGQRYHLNQWEDGNPPKNLQEFFNMKHSSARNVIERCFENEINSVDEEDVDGSIRSIEASEEWTMFRNNLAREMYNEWRERRRAS
- the LOC115712521 gene encoding uncharacterized protein LOC115712521, with the protein product MVLDKPQFDPKGLPSPPLHQSDADEDDDNVKQLKDCSSLYLALQDCLVNTNRNWKSCQPEVQALKSCNEKKKKDRGK
- the LOC115712520 gene encoding uncharacterized protein LOC115712520; translation: MACRNIVFRSVLLTEPWRPLHLSRTSLCSSFRICGTPPAPSRLTGKLRTSGARDFHFNCCHNETPESSSSQDEQGPPQEVVLKAISEVSKTEGRVGQTTNVVIGGTVTDDSTREWLALDQKVNSYPTVRGFTAIGTGGDDFVQAMVVAVESVIQQPIPEGHVRQKLSSRGKYVSVNIGPVQVVSSEQVQAVYNAMRRDDRMKYFL
- the LOC115712083 gene encoding uncharacterized protein LOC115712083 isoform X1, with amino-acid sequence MQSHKEAAPFKIKSFPWYDDLCAIFGIDRATGKHAETVIDVVEELEAEKENTTLGEDDFSNANNVDEVEFMSVSDATRGAQSHTKSDGSSKKKRKAANHEELSNALTQSACIIAEVIEKASIHLSKAIGEDLNENHMQLGKELERTTTLTTTQRYKVARMIMQDNALFSYFFNIPDDEKDEWARLLFDALFSTQLGKELEKSCLFTLI